A DNA window from Vicinamibacterales bacterium contains the following coding sequences:
- a CDS encoding DUF5916 domain-containing protein — MCSCRVSIVLFCLLGLPATSQAQSPSAPTAQALKTTAPPKLDGRLDDPIWQKAAVISGFRQREPDQGADASEATTVRIAYDQAHLYIGAIMTDSVPAEIRASELRRDNTLESDDTFSVLLDTYHDHRNAFVFRVNPGGTRFDALVRNEARFYYADWDEQWTAAAVLTDTGWSVEIAIPFKILRFTGAASQAWGLNFERVIKRRNEMSYWAGWGRNFAFQNVSQAGQLNGLADIKQAERIRLRPYFLGGAESLDAVAVPVSRRRITDLGIDDLKWQATSTLTADLAVNPDFAQTEVDAQQVNLTRFSLFFPEKRQFFVEGADSLRMGVGLLHFGPPPLELFYSRNIGLSNQGTPITIPVGGKLTGKVGGFDVGVLNAQTDDTGRQAGENYTVGRVRKEILGRSYVGAMVTNRQGGGLRNTVLGADARFTFFNNLNVMGLAARSEDRGKPAQWATQLGAEWRDDFVEAGANYIDIDPGFNPGIGYVRARERLIGVRGSLKPRPKRWRIRQFELTPSTVWYHDHERVLRSRESNFTFATAFETGDRIEIVPFDSFERVVRPFNIGPGVVLPVGTYDWSGLTVNLRSYNGRKVSGNVSLSAGNFYDGTKKTVTLAGDLRPNKMLSINPSYQINDVQLSPGSFVTHLFGLRANVSFSTNLLTSAFAQYNSAGQLAATQVRVNYIFRTIDNVFLVYNETRYTDGAFDGRANKSLVLKVTYSVHR, encoded by the coding sequence GTGTGTTCTTGTAGAGTCTCGATAGTTCTTTTCTGCCTTCTCGGTCTCCCGGCAACCTCCCAGGCACAGTCCCCCTCGGCACCGACGGCGCAGGCGCTGAAGACCACGGCGCCGCCGAAACTCGATGGGCGCCTTGACGATCCGATCTGGCAGAAGGCCGCCGTGATCAGCGGCTTCAGGCAGCGCGAGCCGGACCAGGGCGCCGACGCCAGTGAAGCCACCACGGTCCGGATCGCCTACGACCAGGCCCACCTCTACATCGGCGCCATCATGACCGACAGCGTGCCGGCCGAGATCCGCGCTTCGGAGCTGCGCCGCGACAACACGCTCGAGAGCGACGACACCTTTTCGGTGCTGCTCGACACCTACCACGATCACCGCAACGCGTTCGTGTTCCGCGTCAACCCGGGCGGCACCCGCTTCGACGCGCTGGTCCGCAACGAGGCGCGCTTCTACTACGCCGACTGGGACGAGCAGTGGACCGCCGCCGCCGTGCTCACCGACACCGGCTGGTCGGTGGAGATTGCCATCCCCTTCAAGATCCTGCGCTTCACCGGCGCCGCGTCGCAGGCGTGGGGCCTCAACTTCGAGCGCGTGATCAAGCGCCGCAACGAGATGTCCTACTGGGCGGGATGGGGCCGCAACTTCGCGTTCCAGAACGTCTCGCAGGCCGGGCAGCTCAACGGGCTCGCCGACATCAAGCAGGCGGAGCGCATCCGCCTGCGCCCGTACTTCCTCGGCGGCGCCGAGTCGCTCGACGCCGTCGCGGTGCCGGTGTCCCGGCGCCGCATCACGGACCTCGGCATCGACGACCTGAAGTGGCAGGCCACGTCGACCCTGACCGCCGACCTGGCGGTGAACCCTGACTTCGCGCAGACCGAAGTGGATGCGCAGCAGGTCAACCTCACCCGCTTCAGCCTGTTCTTCCCCGAGAAGCGCCAGTTCTTCGTCGAGGGCGCCGACTCGTTGCGAATGGGCGTGGGCCTGCTCCACTTCGGGCCGCCGCCCCTCGAGTTGTTCTACAGCCGCAACATCGGCCTCTCGAACCAGGGCACGCCCATCACCATCCCGGTGGGCGGCAAGCTCACCGGTAAGGTCGGGGGATTCGATGTCGGCGTGCTGAACGCGCAGACCGACGACACCGGCCGCCAGGCCGGCGAGAACTACACGGTGGGACGCGTGCGCAAGGAGATCCTCGGCCGCTCCTACGTCGGCGCCATGGTCACCAACCGGCAAGGCGGCGGGTTGCGCAACACGGTGCTGGGCGCGGATGCGCGGTTCACGTTCTTCAACAACCTGAATGTGATGGGACTCGCCGCGCGATCGGAAGACCGCGGCAAGCCGGCGCAGTGGGCCACGCAACTGGGCGCCGAGTGGCGCGACGACTTCGTCGAGGCGGGCGCCAACTACATCGACATCGACCCGGGCTTCAACCCGGGCATCGGCTACGTGCGCGCGCGCGAGCGGCTGATCGGCGTGCGCGGGTCGCTCAAGCCGCGGCCGAAACGCTGGCGCATCCGCCAGTTCGAGCTGACCCCGAGCACCGTGTGGTACCACGACCACGAGCGCGTGCTCAGGAGCCGCGAGAGCAACTTCACCTTCGCCACCGCGTTTGAAACCGGCGACCGCATCGAGATCGTGCCGTTCGACAGCTTCGAGCGCGTGGTGCGTCCCTTCAACATCGGCCCCGGCGTGGTGCTGCCGGTCGGCACCTACGACTGGAGCGGGCTCACGGTGAACCTCCGGTCGTACAACGGCCGCAAGGTCAGCGGCAACGTGTCGCTCAGCGCCGGCAATTTCTACGACGGCACCAAGAAGACCGTGACGCTGGCCGGCGACCTGCGGCCGAACAAGATGCTGTCGATCAACCCGAGCTACCAGATCAACGACGTCCAGCTGTCGCCCGGGTCGTTTGTCACCCACCTGTTTGGCCTGCGGGCCAACGTGTCGTTCTCGACCAACCTGCTGACCTCGGCGTTTGCGCAATACAACAGCGCCGGCCAGCTGGCCGCGACGCAGGTGCGCGTGAACTACATCTTCCGGACCATCGACAACGTGTTCCTGGTCTACAACGAGACGCGCTACACGGACGGCGCCTTCGACGGCCGCGCCAACAAGTCGCTGGTGCTCAAGGTCACCTATTCCGTCCATCGGTAG